A section of the Gasterosteus aculeatus chromosome 10, fGasAcu3.hap1.1, whole genome shotgun sequence genome encodes:
- the LOC120825929 gene encoding transcription and mRNA export factor ENY2-2 encodes MSKDSQMRAAINQKLIEMGERERLKELLRAKLVECGWKDQLKAHCKDVIKEKGLEHVTVEDLVTEVTPKGRALVPDSVKKELLQRIRAFLAQHATL; translated from the exons ATGAGCAAAGACTCCCAGATGAGGGCTGCAATAAACCAAAAGCTGATAGAAATGGGTGAACGGGAGCG GTTGAAGGAGTTGCTCAGGGCGAAGCTGGTGGAGTGCGGGTGGAAGGATCAGCTCAAAGCACACTGCAAAG ATGTGATCAAAGAAAAGGGTCTGGAGCACGTCACAGTGGAGGACCTGGTCACAGAAGTCACACCGAAAGGCAGAG CACTCGTGCCGGACAGCGTGAAGAAGGAGCTCCTGCAGAGAATCAGAGCTTTTCTAGCGCAACACGCAACCTTGTGA